Proteins encoded by one window of Elusimicrobiales bacterium:
- a CDS encoding RHS repeat-associated core domain-containing protein — translation MLLKYGSAADRCALLAGAAAPADKVYLAPLAPAASGYYFVDRAAFSAWYFPQRYYLSSKTGPRGTYTYEYIVDDQTGEGETRITPPLGGKEVVRWNKSNGHFRRAYTVDGAGGKTLFAYDSANNPVQVTDPAGNVRGYAWDAKNRLTAATDPLNNRVNIGYDPSSGNISYYADAKGNTAHFSYDGNGNLSRITDAAGQSTDITNNARGLPLAITDPLGHAVTIGRDGYGNATSVTDALNRNSGFAYDVIGRVTRMTDPAGKAVAFAYNPDNTVDTVTDAIGGVTRYGYEPGGFETGAKRLVSLTDAANHATGFAYDAQGRLFAVTDPLSHAASYGYDAAGRINAAADANGSSFAFGYDIIGRLTSATAPDGQTTYAYDLAGNLTTVEGPQTKLQFGYDAVGRVTATSAQDKIANLGGAFTYTYDAAGNRLAMTASGYTWSYSYDALNRPVTITAPGGTQFQFTYDAAGRRTRMDMGAAVAAEYAYDAANQLASITYRRKTDNAVIAQVGYTYDNAGNRATMADDFGAHTFGYDDLHRLTSAVHPSSGALTTQSETFAYDAVGNRTSDAVRSGYAYDAANRLNSDSLHTYNYDNNGNLTAKTRASDNAQTTYVYDSQNRLTQVNLPSGYSETLRYDATGRRIAKTITHNGETIRAQHYIYDGEDIAFVTDAAGALKATYTHGPGTDEPLMLKKGASDYYLLADGLGSIIAIADQTGTVVERAQYQAYGKPVFRNEVTGSTSSWSQTGSLYSYTAREWDAETGLFYYRARYYAPDTGRFIQKDPVMQRADYIYANSNPIMMLDPSGTLSTPWGWVDMGESQGQ, via the coding sequence ATGCTACTGAAATATGGCTCGGCGGCGGACCGGTGCGCGCTGCTGGCGGGTGCGGCGGCTCCGGCGGACAAGGTGTATCTGGCGCCGCTTGCGCCGGCGGCGTCCGGCTATTATTTCGTGGACCGGGCGGCGTTTTCGGCGTGGTATTTCCCGCAGCGGTATTATTTAAGCTCCAAAACCGGGCCGCGGGGGACATACACCTATGAATATATCGTAGACGACCAGACCGGCGAGGGCGAAACCCGCATCACGCCGCCGCTGGGCGGCAAAGAGGTGGTGCGGTGGAACAAGTCCAACGGCCATTTCCGGCGGGCGTACACGGTTGACGGCGCGGGCGGCAAGACGCTGTTCGCCTACGATTCGGCGAACAATCCGGTTCAGGTTACCGATCCCGCCGGCAATGTCCGCGGCTATGCGTGGGATGCGAAAAACCGGCTGACCGCCGCGACGGACCCGCTCAATAACCGGGTAAACATCGGCTACGACCCTTCGTCCGGCAACATCAGCTATTACGCCGACGCGAAGGGCAACACCGCGCATTTTTCGTACGACGGAAACGGCAACCTGTCGCGCATCACCGACGCGGCGGGGCAGTCAACCGATATAACCAATAACGCGCGCGGGCTGCCGCTGGCGATAACCGACCCGCTGGGCCATGCGGTAACAATCGGGCGGGACGGCTATGGCAATGCAACATCCGTAACCGACGCGCTGAACCGCAATTCCGGTTTCGCCTATGACGTTATAGGCCGCGTAACGCGCATGACGGACCCGGCGGGCAAGGCGGTCGCGTTCGCCTACAACCCGGACAACACGGTTGACACGGTTACCGACGCCATCGGCGGGGTAACGCGCTACGGCTACGAGCCGGGCGGTTTTGAGACGGGCGCAAAGCGGCTTGTTTCGCTAACGGACGCCGCCAATCACGCGACGGGTTTCGCCTACGACGCGCAGGGCCGTCTGTTCGCCGTAACCGACCCGTTAAGCCATGCGGCGAGCTACGGCTATGACGCGGCGGGACGGATTAACGCGGCGGCCGACGCAAACGGCAGCAGTTTCGCATTCGGCTACGATATTATCGGCCGTCTGACATCCGCCACCGCCCCCGACGGGCAGACAACTTATGCATACGACCTTGCGGGCAACCTGACAACGGTGGAGGGTCCGCAAACAAAGCTGCAATTCGGCTATGACGCGGTGGGAAGGGTAACGGCAACAAGCGCGCAGGACAAAATTGCAAACCTGGGCGGCGCGTTCACCTACACATACGACGCCGCCGGCAACCGGCTGGCGATGACGGCCTCCGGCTACACATGGAGCTACAGTTACGACGCGCTGAACCGTCCCGTAACGATAACCGCGCCCGGCGGGACGCAGTTCCAATTCACCTACGACGCGGCAGGCCGCAGAACGCGCATGGACATGGGCGCGGCGGTAGCGGCGGAATATGCTTATGACGCCGCGAACCAGCTCGCGTCAATAACCTACCGCCGCAAAACCGATAACGCGGTAATCGCGCAGGTTGGCTACACATACGACAATGCCGGCAACCGCGCGACCATGGCTGACGATTTCGGGGCGCACACTTTCGGCTATGACGACCTGCACCGCCTGACAAGCGCGGTCCACCCGTCCAGCGGCGCGCTGACGACGCAGTCCGAGACCTTCGCCTACGATGCGGTGGGCAACCGCACAAGCGACGCCGTGCGCTCCGGTTACGCCTATGACGCGGCAAACCGTCTGAATAGCGATTCGCTCCATACCTACAATTACGACAACAACGGCAACCTGACGGCAAAAACGCGCGCATCCGACAACGCGCAGACAACCTATGTTTACGACAGCCAAAATCGCCTTACGCAAGTAAACCTGCCGTCGGGCTACAGCGAGACGCTCCGCTACGACGCGACAGGCCGCCGCATAGCAAAAACGATAACGCACAACGGCGAGACAATCCGGGCGCAGCACTACATCTACGACGGCGAGGACATCGCATTTGTAACCGACGCCGCCGGCGCGTTGAAGGCGACCTACACGCACGGCCCCGGCACGGACGAGCCACTGATGTTAAAAAAAGGCGCAAGCGATTATTACCTCCTTGCCGACGGCCTTGGCAGCATAATCGCCATCGCCGACCAGACGGGAACCGTAGTTGAGCGCGCGCAATATCAGGCCTATGGCAAGCCCGTGTTCAGAAACGAGGTAACCGGCAGCACAAGCAGTTGGTCGCAGACGGGCAGTCTTTACAGCTACACCGCCCGGGAATGGGACGCCGAAACCGGCCTGTTCTATTACCGCGCCAGATACTACGCCCCCGACACCG
- a CDS encoding cytochrome c oxidase assembly factor Coa1 family protein gives MKSISKNIRIVLITLALLIPLGILVHQSVVMSDEYKLAVGYIHNNPLVNSELGEIRDCSLSLHKHSSIIKSSIDGNANLFIKTIGTQKTAIVHVHLTKAGSVWRVEDAYLLRPDGNFLVLPVNIRVVDMPRR, from the coding sequence ATGAAAAGCATCTCAAAAAATATTCGCATCGTATTGATAACACTAGCTCTGTTAATACCGCTAGGAATATTAGTTCATCAAAGTGTAGTGATGTCGGATGAATATAAACTTGCAGTTGGATACATCCACAATAATCCACTCGTAAATTCCGAATTGGGAGAGATAAGAGACTGTTCATTGTCTCTTCATAAGCATTCCTCAATTATAAAGTCTTCAATAGACGGGAATGCCAATCTCTTTATAAAAACAATCGGTACCCAAAAAACAGCTATAGTGCACGTTCATTTAACAAAGGCAGGGTCTGTATGGAGGGTAGAAGATGCATATCTACTGCGTCCGGATGGGAATTTTCTTGTGTTACCAGTTAACATTCGAGTGGTTGATATGCCAAGGAGATAA